The genomic stretch TGAAAACGATTTTGAATTTAAAGTGGCATGAAATTAAGTCACGTAGGAGCTTGTTATGTTGGCCTGTCTAACATTCATGATATAAAGGAGGTCACCATTTGCAAATGCTAAGATGATTAAAATGTATATCAGTTTCCAAAAGttaaaattggaaaaaaaaaaaaagtataaaattGCTTACGTATTCATCCAAGATAAGGTATGAGTCTTTCatctggaaaaacaaaaattaagaTATACTATTAATTTAACAATGCTTGTCATATCTATTTTTAATCTAACCTCACAaagataaattgttaaaattcaTGCAGTACAAATGCTGTTATGTAGAATCTTTTTAACTACAAATCTAATTATTTCAGTTGCTCATTATTTATGTTGCTAATGTCACATTGTTTCTGTTAGTCACTATATTATTACGTACAGTTGCTATGTGCGTTGCTATGGCGTTAGAACTCTACCTTCTGATTGGATTCTGGAACGAGACACTGGATGTCTCTGTGCCGATCCTGGAATTCTTGAAATTGTTCATTGCTGATGACGAACTTCTCGGCGTCCCTGAGTGCACTCTCCCCGACGTTCTCTCCCTCGATGAGCAGACACTGAAATATCTATGTCACAAAAACGTGCACAAGTGAATCATTCAGTAGATGACTGGATACTCTAATGCCTCAAAGATAAAGTATTAGCAAAGGAATCACTGCTGATTGGCTGTCGAATCCCAGAGAGGGGGGGGTCCGCATACCTTCCAGCGAATGGGGTTCAGCTCCGCAATGTGCTCCCTCATGTCCTCCTCCACATTGTAGCTGCAGATGACGGAGTTGATCTTGAACGCCACCTTGTACTGCCGGCACCAGTCACGGACCAGTTTCAGGTTCTCCACATGACTTTTACGACCCTGGGTGCGGCCGATCTGAATGTTGGTGTCCTCGGTGAAGCTGTCGCAAGAGACAGCCAAGATGTCCAGGAATTCACCtgtcacatggggggggggggggggggggagggtgcacTTTTACCTTCTGATTAATAAAGATGAATTCACTCAAAGTCATGACATTTGGGCCATATGTTATGATGCCGCAAAGTAGTGGATCACAGCCGGGTCCTCTGCCCCAACCCTGCATGTCcacatttttttaattcctcCACCTACATGCCAGATTTCTAATTGTACTTGTCAGCTAAAGATGAGTCATTGTTATCCTGGCTCTGATGTGCAGGTACTACAACAAAAATGACCTGCTTAGGGGTGGCTACAGGGACAGAGTTTAGATCCACTGCTGTAGAATACAAGGTAAGATATGAATAACTAACCCTCCCATCAAACTCCCTCGATCATTTTACCAACAAGTTCTGCTGTCATCTGGAACCTTAACTGTAACGCATAGGCGGTTCCActtgaacaggaagtcagttcaTTACAAGGGGGTGACTTGTGTTACAATGTGACATTTTGAATATTCCTTCAAGTTGCCTAGCAGCTAATTAACTGCTGCGCACTAAAACAACCTGCCACCTGCAGTTCATATGTGGCACTGCAGCTCAATTTTAAaaaacccatccattttccaaaccgcttatcctattgggtcgcggggggtccggagcctatcgcggaagcaatgggcacgaggcagggaacaacccaggatggggggcacactcacacaccatacactcacacatccacacctatgggcaatttagcgactccaattagccccggcatgtttttggattgtggggggaaaccggagtacccggaggaaaccccacgacgacatggggagaacatgcaaactccacacacatgtgacccaggcggagactcgaacccgggtctcagaggtgagaggcaacagtgctaccactgcaccaccatgccaccccctttttaataataataataataataataataataataataataataataataataataataataataataataataataataataataaagctgAGTAACATGGTGCAGCTTACCGTACTTCTGAAACCATCTCTCCCTGATCATGCTTCCATTGCTTACTATGCTGACACTTGGAAGTTGAAGATCCTGTTTGCAGTACTGGACCAGTTTTCCGAGAAAGTCGCCTCTCTCGTGTAAAAATGGTTCCCCGCCAGAAAAGTTAATCTTTTCCATCCCTGTAAAAGAAGATGCAAAACAGCGTTTATtagcatctatctatctatctttgaAGAAGGTGCTAGGTTTCGCAGAACTCACCTGCTTCTTTCAGCAAACGCAGCCCTCTCTTTGCTTCTTCGAGGGGCAGCACGAAAGACGTCTTGGCGGTATGAAAGCAAAACCCGCATTTATAATTGCACCGCCGTGTGAAATGGTAATTGACGCTGCTGGGAGTTGGTGCGTTTGGATTATTGCTTTCCCTCGGTATTCTGTCGATGTCCCCCTCTACTTTCTGCACATCCTTTCTTCCAGGACCCCGCACTTTTAGAAAGTTAAACCCCATCCAGGTGCGTGCCCATCCCACCACATCACTGACGATGTGAAGGTGGCTGACACACTCGCACACCtgtaaaacaaaatgcaagagatCGACTATAGCTGAGAGAAACATCGTTCAGTTTTCTACTCTGGTCTCGTGAAAACACGAGAGGAAATATTTATACTATCTGCCTTATCTCGGTCACATGGGGCCACACTTACGTTGCAAAACCTGGAGAGCAATTTATCTTTCAAAATACAGAAAACGAAAGACTGGGAGGGTCACGTGCCTGGAAGTCTGAAAACACGAATATTACAGATTACACTGCAGAGTTTGTTGCATCTGCACATATTAGCCTACATGAAATAATCACATATTACAATGCATGCCTGCGATTCAAAATAGTGAGTTTTTAGTCTTCCATACGTGGAAAAGTAAAGTTTCGGTGCTCTGTGAACGAACTTTCGTTTTCGTGTAAACAGTGTTTACTTTCGGTTTCTCGTCGAATGCGATCCGTAAGTTTCGGTTCGTTACAGTGCGTTTTGTAATCAGCCTGTGAATGAAACCTCATCGTGATCGTGGTCTACTTCGCGGAGCATTTTGCAGTAAATATGAGCAGACGTGCACTCAGCTGCCTGAGCCACTGGTCCTCTCGGCTCTTCGCCATCGAGACGAACCCAGCAATCGAACCCgtgtatttttctcttattaaaacCCCACCGACAGACGCAGAGATGCCGGCGTTTCAAGAAATATTCAGACGAGAAAGAAGCTACTCCTTCCACGTCTGTGTCGAAGACAGAATCCAAAGAGCTCTTTTCCACGACGATCTTCGGCATGAGTTAATTTCGAGGTTTGGGGGAgatgctgtgtttgaaatgtCCTCCTTTCGTCCCAATGTGAAAAACTCTCTGGTCAAGGGTTTTTTCGTGAATGGCGTGCGTGGCACGCCGGAGACGGAGCAAATTCTAAGCAAACTGCTTCAAAACAACCGACTGGCCGTGTGCACCTACGTCCCCGGGGAGGGAGGCGGTCAGTGGCGCCAGGAGCTGCTGTGCCCCGCGAAGGACGGCGCAGTGGCCGCGGCTGACAGCTACGGCGTGGCACCCGTCCCGAGTCCAGATCATCACCCATCAGCGATGGACATCATAAACTCCAGCGTCTTCTACAGCTTCCTAGAAGCCCACCGTGTTATGGCGGAGGTAGCGTGAGAAAATCGGCTTTCCTAACGCGTCTGAATTCACTGCACTTGTTTGGTTTATTTAAGCCTATTTGCTGTAAATCGGTCATTTGCGCGTTTCGCTGAATCGCTCGGTGTATCCTCCATCAGGGATGTCCTTGGTGATTTAGAGTCGTTTTATGTTACAGTCAGGGACTGCTAAGCTTAATTTGGGGAACCCCCTCCCTCTCATCCACCGCGAAAAGTATATTGATGTACTTTCTCCACAACGCAGGTGATTCGGAGTCCCAAAGCAACTGTCTATTTAGCCTTTAGCTAGAACAGGTTACAGTGTAGTTTTGGTTTGTATGTAATGAAAGACTCAGTTTCTGTTTCTTAATAGTGTATATTTAAGATGTCTTACCTGACCGATCGaactagtttttttttgtatttggatATGCATTTTTCTGGTAACAAGACTGTCCTGTTTGCTTACATAAATAGAGATTAATTTGGTCATATAAATGCACGCATGCATAACATTCCTTTCATTCCTTTTTTTAATTCCCCGTAAGTGCGCTCACGTTATTCCGGAAGCGCAGCATGTGCTGCAGAGTGTGGATCTGACGTTGCCGGCGAGGAAGGGAGACCGCTTCCCAGTGATTGTCATTGAAGGGCTGGATGCAACAGGTTTACTGCACACATACCGCAAATATAAAATTCACAGATATTAAACAACAGCAGATCACTTGTAAGTCTGATATTTAACTGAAAAAGTCATTGCGCAACGCACCAAAGCTCAGACTGCATTATTAATAATGTCGTATACTTATAACGAATGGACATTATAGCCCTATTTGTAATATAcggcttatttatttatacggGTTTGCAAGACAGGTGGGTCGATGGTTTGCGCActgtataatttaaaaaattgccGCTCCACTCGTCCAGGAAAAACCACCTTGACCGAGTCCCTGAAAGAGTCCCTCGGGGGCGTCCTGCTGCGCTCCCCCCCACTCTGCCTCAGTCCATGGAGAGCCTGCTTCGACGCCAAACCCGCCCTTTTCCGGCGGGCATTTTACGCCCTGGGGAATTACGTCACTGCCGCCCAGATCTCCGCAGAGTCAGCCCGGGCTCCCGTTATTGTCGACAGGTGCGCCTATACACCTCGTTTCTAGTTTCATAGATCTGATGTTCGTTTAGCTACAATGAACGTTCTCTAGAGACCCAGTCTAGGGCACAGTGTTAACTGGATAATAGGTTTAATTTTGAATGATACCTTTATCATCCTTTGGTACACAGGGATTACTCAATTTCACATAGCGTGATTTATGCAGAAGTGGGAGATTTTTTTGGTAAATGATTTAGAAGAACACTGAGATACAGCAAGACCATGCATATGTGACATATTACAATCATTTGCAGTCCATCTTACAAGCACTTTaagtattaaaaacaataaTGGCTAGAGTCTTTGTGTGACTTTTACGATCTATTTCATGCATGTTCCACCCAGAGGGTCACAGTGCCTGGAGCGTGtcggtgggggtggtgggggaacaaggctggggtgcacctgggacaggatgccagtccatctcggGGCACGTACACTAGATGGTGTATCAGTCGCTATAGCAGGTCACCACTCTTGGATTTTGTCATGTCCCTTCTTATCAGTTCGATTtgattcaattcagttcaattcataTTCAGTTTTATTGTAATTAACACAACGTATAGGCACATACAACCAAAAgaatagaacatgcaaacatgtgAGACATGGGGACAGCGGCGGTGGATGGAAAGGAACATGGATTACACATAAATTATACATAAATTATGCATAGATAGAATACAGATATACATATCAACATGTACATATCAAGTCTCCATAGAGAGTAGCTACATTTTAAATGTAGCTAAATTTTGTCTTTCTGTTAAGATTTTTGCTGTTTAATAGTATCAACTGATACTGTTCAGTCCTCGTTAATTACAATATTAATAACATGAACTGAAGCCTGTGGCGTCCATATTACTGACGTCTCAGGTACTGGCACAGCACGGCCGCCTATGGCATCGGCACGGCCGTGAGCGGCAAGGTGGGCAATCTGCCAGGCCGGGGGTCTGAGGTGTACCGCTGGCCGGGCGACCTGCTGCGGCCCGACCTGGTCCTGCTGCTGACCGTCAGCCCCGAGGAGCGGCTGAGGAGGCTCACGGGGAGGGGCGGGGAGAAGACCCGcgaggaggtggagctggaggccaACCAGCTTTT from Brienomyrus brachyistius isolate T26 chromosome 14, BBRACH_0.4, whole genome shotgun sequence encodes the following:
- the cmpk2 gene encoding UMP-CMP kinase 2, mitochondrial; translated protein: MSRRALSCLSHWSSRLFAIETNPAIEPVYFSLIKTPPTDAEMPAFQEIFRRERSYSFHVCVEDRIQRALFHDDLRHELISRFGGDAVFEMSSFRPNVKNSLVKGFFVNGVRGTPETEQILSKLLQNNRLAVCTYVPGEGGGQWRQELLCPAKDGAVAAADSYGVAPVPSPDHHPSAMDIINSSVFYSFLEAHRVMAECAHVIPEAQHVLQSVDLTLPARKGDRFPVIVIEGLDATGKTTLTESLKESLGGVLLRSPPLCLSPWRACFDAKPALFRRAFYALGNYVTAAQISAESARAPVIVDRYWHSTAAYGIGTAVSGKVGNLPGRGSEVYRWPGDLLRPDLVLLLTVSPEERLRRLTGRGGEKTREEVELEANQLFRSKVEEAYRRMEDPACVVVDASPSAEEVLQQVLLVIKDKVHLRRSL
- the rsad2 gene encoding radical S-adenosyl methionine domain-containing protein 2 is translated as MFLSAIVDLLHFVLQVCECVSHLHIVSDVVGWARTWMGFNFLKVRGPGRKDVQKVEGDIDRIPRESNNPNAPTPSSVNYHFTRRCNYKCGFCFHTAKTSFVLPLEEAKRGLRLLKEAGMEKINFSGGEPFLHERGDFLGKLVQYCKQDLQLPSVSIVSNGSMIRERWFQKYGEFLDILAVSCDSFTEDTNIQIGRTQGRKSHVENLKLVRDWCRQYKVAFKINSVICSYNVEEDMREHIAELNPIRWKIFQCLLIEGENVGESALRDAEKFVISNEQFQEFQDRHRDIQCLVPESNQKMKDSYLILDEYMRFLDCREGRKDPSKSILDVGVENAIQFSGFDEKMFLKRGGRYLWSKADMKLDW